A genomic window from Cupriavidus basilensis includes:
- a CDS encoding RNA polymerase sigma factor produces the protein MSDSSRSSRSSLRELLAQRYDDLKRRLTWRLGSAELASDALHDTWVHLEDRKEQGDPVKSPAAYLMRMATNLALDRLQRERRYMSAEEMETLMAEIADPAPGPAQTVAARDEVEAVARLIESMPPRRRAIFLAVRVDELSNQEAAVRFGVSPRLIGLELKRAHEYCMAHSPKHG, from the coding sequence ATGAGCGACTCCAGCCGCTCCAGCCGCTCCAGCCTGCGCGAGTTGCTCGCGCAACGCTACGACGACCTCAAGCGCCGCCTGACATGGCGCCTGGGCTCGGCCGAACTCGCCAGCGATGCGCTGCACGATACCTGGGTGCACCTGGAAGACCGCAAGGAGCAGGGCGATCCGGTCAAGAGCCCGGCTGCCTACCTGATGCGCATGGCCACCAACCTGGCGCTGGACCGGCTGCAGCGCGAGCGCCGTTACATGAGCGCCGAAGAGATGGAGACGCTCATGGCCGAGATTGCCGACCCTGCGCCCGGCCCCGCGCAAACGGTTGCGGCGCGTGACGAGGTCGAGGCCGTTGCACGCCTCATCGAAAGCATGCCGCCACGCCGACGGGCGATCTTTCTCGCGGTGCGGGTCGATGAACTGTCGAACCAGGAGGCCGCGGTGCGCTTCGGCGTGTCGCCGCGCCTGATCGGCCTGGAGCTCAAGCGTGCTCATGAATACTGCATGGCCCATAGCCCCAAGCATGGATGA